In Jejubacter calystegiae, the following are encoded in one genomic region:
- the proC gene encoding pyrroline-5-carboxylate reductase translates to MDKKIGFIGCGNMGKAILGGIIASGLVSAGQIWVYTPTQEKVDALREQFGINGAQSAQEVAQIADIVFAAVKPNIMLKMLTDIASSLSKDSLVISVAAGITLDQLAMALGHDRKIIRAMPNTPALVNAGMTSVTPNALVTPEDTADAVNLFRGFGQAEVISEEMIHPVVGVSGSAPAYVFMFIEAMADAAVLGGMPRAQAYKFAAQAVMGSARMVMETGEHPGVLKDMVCSPGGTTIEAVRVLEQKGLRSAVIEAMEQCMAKSRQMSKS, encoded by the coding sequence GTGGATAAGAAAATCGGTTTTATTGGTTGCGGCAACATGGGCAAGGCCATCCTGGGGGGCATTATCGCCAGTGGCCTGGTCTCCGCCGGTCAGATCTGGGTCTATACGCCGACGCAGGAAAAAGTCGATGCCCTGCGCGAGCAGTTCGGCATCAACGGCGCCCAGAGCGCGCAGGAGGTGGCTCAGATTGCCGATATCGTGTTCGCCGCCGTAAAGCCCAATATCATGCTGAAGATGCTGACCGACATCGCCTCAAGCCTGAGTAAAGACTCTCTGGTTATCTCTGTCGCCGCGGGTATCACCCTCGATCAGCTGGCGATGGCCCTGGGCCACGATCGCAAAATTATCCGCGCTATGCCGAACACCCCGGCGCTGGTGAATGCCGGTATGACCTCGGTCACTCCGAATGCGCTGGTTACCCCGGAAGATACCGCCGATGCGGTAAATCTGTTCCGCGGCTTCGGCCAGGCGGAGGTGATTTCGGAAGAGATGATTCACCCGGTAGTCGGCGTGAGCGGATCGGCGCCAGCTTACGTCTTTATGTTTATTGAAGCCATGGCCGACGCCGCAGTACTCGGCGGTATGCCCCGCGCTCAGGCCTATAAGTTTGCTGCTCAGGCGGTGATGGGATCGGCGCGAATGGTGATGGAAACCGGAGAACATCCGGGCGTGCTGAAGGATATGGTGTGCTCACCGGGCGGCACCACTATTGAGGCGGTCCGCGTGCTGGAACAGAAAGGACTACGCTCCGCCGTTATCGAAGCGATGGAACAGTGCATGGCAAAATCCCGCCAGATGAGCAAGTCCTGA
- a CDS encoding DUF2076 domain-containing protein, with protein sequence MQSEEQRLIDGLFDRLQQAQDNSTARDEAAESRINEHLKRQPAAPYYMAQTILIQEAAVKQLNARIQELESQVRELEQAKPASGGFLAGLFGGGQQSTPTRQTASAAPHGGSAPIPGTSQYQQSAAPGGYAQSAAPQATRGGGFMAGALQTAAGVAGGVVLGNMLTGMFQHSQPQEIVNIINEPEPQANDAASTTADNPAADNSAADNDRGDDAFQDASVTQDDGGDWMNFGDDDFGGDGDFGGDDDSWL encoded by the coding sequence ATGCAATCTGAAGAACAACGCCTGATCGATGGGCTTTTTGATCGTCTGCAGCAGGCGCAGGATAACAGCACAGCACGCGATGAAGCGGCCGAATCACGGATTAATGAGCATCTGAAGCGTCAGCCTGCCGCCCCCTACTATATGGCGCAGACTATCCTGATCCAGGAAGCGGCGGTGAAACAGCTCAATGCCCGAATTCAGGAGCTGGAATCTCAGGTTCGCGAACTGGAACAGGCCAAACCGGCCAGTGGCGGTTTCCTGGCCGGGCTGTTCGGCGGCGGCCAGCAGAGCACGCCGACGCGTCAAACCGCCAGCGCCGCGCCTCATGGTGGTAGCGCCCCCATTCCCGGCACCAGCCAGTACCAGCAAAGTGCCGCACCGGGTGGTTATGCCCAGTCGGCAGCGCCTCAGGCGACTCGCGGCGGCGGCTTTATGGCTGGCGCCCTACAGACGGCGGCAGGCGTGGCGGGCGGCGTGGTACTGGGTAATATGCTGACCGGCATGTTCCAGCATTCCCAGCCGCAGGAGATCGTGAACATCATTAACGAGCCCGAGCCACAGGCGAATGATGCCGCCAGCACGACGGCCGATAACCCGGCGGCTGACAACTCCGCAGCCGACAACGATCGGGGCGACGACGCGTTCCAGGACGCCAGTGTCACTCAGGATGACGGCGGCGACTGGATGAACTTCGGCGACGACGATTTTGGCGGCGACGGCGACTTTGGCGGTGACGACGACAGCTGGCTCTAA
- a CDS encoding AroM family protein produces the protein MNTSLAIVTAGVVPVGEVMPLLTEHITEQQITHISLLGRLTREEALEDYGAAPGEETVLALLRDGELVQLSLNKVELALQGMIELLDNQDYDVILVLGNGRYTRLSARNAMLLVPDRLIPPLVASIVEGHQVGILLPTPELLSFQQKKWRELGNSPLYTPAASLSDDSALVGAGRELVQRGADVLVLDSLGFHQHHRDLLQRALDVPVLLSHMLLARLTSELLV, from the coding sequence ATGAACACATCCCTGGCGATTGTCACCGCCGGCGTCGTGCCGGTGGGTGAAGTCATGCCACTTTTAACCGAACATATCACTGAACAACAAATCACGCATATCAGTCTGTTAGGGCGGCTGACCCGCGAAGAGGCACTGGAGGATTACGGCGCCGCCCCGGGTGAAGAGACCGTGCTGGCGCTGCTCAGGGATGGCGAACTGGTACAGCTCTCACTCAATAAGGTCGAACTGGCGCTACAGGGGATGATCGAGCTCCTGGATAACCAGGACTATGACGTCATTCTGGTACTGGGGAATGGCCGCTACACCCGGCTTAGCGCCCGCAATGCGATGCTGCTGGTGCCTGACCGACTGATCCCGCCGCTGGTGGCCTCGATCGTAGAAGGGCATCAGGTGGGGATCCTGTTGCCAACGCCGGAGCTGCTCTCGTTCCAGCAGAAAAAGTGGCGGGAGCTGGGGAATTCGCCCCTTTATACCCCCGCGGCTTCTCTGAGCGATGACAGCGCCCTGGTCGGCGCAGGAAGGGAGCTGGTACAGCGTGGAGCCGATGTGCTGGTGCTCGACAGCCTGGGTTTTCATCAGCATCATCGCGACCTGCTACAGCGGGCGCTGGATGTGCCGGTGCTGCTGTCGCATATGCTACTGGCGCGTCTGACTTCGGAGCTGTTGGTTTAA
- the ppnP gene encoding pyrimidine/purine nucleoside phosphorylase — MLNSNDYLLGKVKSIGFTSASAGQACVGVMSVGEYTFDTAQPEEFTVVSGALKVLLPGEAAWKTFSSGSVFTVPAQSGFHLQVAEPVAYLCRYLVR, encoded by the coding sequence ATGCTTAACAGCAATGATTATCTGTTGGGGAAAGTGAAATCCATCGGCTTTACCAGCGCCAGCGCCGGACAGGCCTGTGTGGGGGTGATGTCGGTAGGGGAATATACCTTCGATACCGCGCAGCCGGAAGAGTTTACCGTGGTCAGCGGCGCGTTAAAGGTGCTGCTGCCTGGCGAGGCGGCCTGGAAAACCTTTAGCTCCGGCTCGGTTTTCACCGTACCGGCGCAGAGCGGTTTCCATCTGCAGGTGGCGGAGCCGGTGGCTTATCTGTGCCGCTATCTGGTGCGATGA
- a CDS encoding YaiI/YqxD family protein gives MQIWVDADACPNVIKEVLYRAAMRTQIPVTLVANQALRVPASPMIRTLQVASGFDVADNEIVRRCAAGDLVITADIPLAAEVLEKGAAALNPRGERYSPATIRERLTMRDFMETLRSSGVQTGGPATLSPRDRQQFAAELDKWLQAARRG, from the coding sequence ATGCAAATCTGGGTGGATGCGGATGCCTGTCCGAACGTAATTAAAGAGGTGCTGTACCGGGCGGCGATGCGGACGCAAATTCCCGTCACTCTGGTGGCGAATCAGGCGCTCAGGGTGCCCGCTTCCCCAATGATCCGCACCCTGCAGGTGGCGTCGGGCTTTGATGTGGCGGATAACGAAATTGTGCGCCGCTGCGCAGCCGGAGATCTGGTTATCACCGCTGATATCCCGCTGGCCGCCGAGGTGCTGGAAAAGGGGGCCGCAGCGCTTAACCCGCGCGGTGAACGCTACAGCCCGGCGACCATCCGTGAACGTCTGACGATGCGTGACTTTATGGAAACGCTGCGCAGTAGCGGCGTTCAAACCGGCGGACCGGCAACGCTCAGTCCGCGCGACCGCCAGCAGTTTGCCGCTGAACTGGACAAGTGGCTGCAGGCGGCCAGGAGGGGTTAG
- a CDS encoding PsiF family protein, producing MKKLFMAMVVIGMACGASVQAAEKQATPQQQRMTVCNQQAGAKSLKGDERKSFMSNCLKKDAAQAEKKLTPQQAKMKRCNADAAKKSLSGDARKSFMSNCLKKA from the coding sequence TGGTCGTTATTGGTATGGCCTGTGGCGCCAGCGTGCAGGCTGCGGAAAAGCAGGCGACGCCGCAACAGCAGCGGATGACCGTCTGTAATCAGCAGGCGGGCGCGAAAAGTCTGAAAGGCGATGAGCGTAAAAGCTTTATGAGCAATTGCCTGAAAAAAGATGCAGCGCAGGCAGAGAAAAAACTTACGCCTCAGCAGGCTAAAATGAAGCGCTGTAACGCCGATGCCGCGAAGAAATCTCTGAGCGGCGATGCGCGCAAGAGTTTTATGAGTAACTGCCTGAAAAAGGCGTAA
- the aroL gene encoding shikimate kinase AroL codes for MTQPLFLVGARGCGKTTVGGELAQALNYRFADTDHWLQQNAGMNVAQIVEGEGWAGFRQRESQALQAVTAPEQVIATGGGMVLADHNRRFMRERGVVIYLEASVAELARRLEAFPEEGQRPTLTGRGISDEVAEVLAARDALYREAAHHVVDASLPPQQVVTQILCALRLADAC; via the coding sequence ATGACACAACCCCTGTTTTTAGTCGGTGCACGTGGCTGCGGTAAAACCACGGTTGGCGGCGAGCTGGCGCAGGCCCTTAACTATCGCTTTGCCGATACCGATCACTGGCTGCAACAGAATGCCGGAATGAACGTAGCGCAGATTGTGGAAGGTGAAGGGTGGGCCGGTTTTCGCCAGCGGGAATCCCAGGCTCTACAGGCCGTAACGGCCCCCGAACAGGTGATCGCGACCGGTGGCGGTATGGTGCTGGCTGACCATAATCGTCGCTTTATGCGCGAACGCGGCGTGGTTATCTATTTAGAGGCGTCGGTGGCCGAACTGGCCAGAAGGCTGGAGGCTTTCCCGGAAGAGGGCCAGCGGCCAACCCTGACCGGCCGTGGGATTAGCGATGAAGTGGCCGAGGTCCTGGCAGCCCGCGATGCCCTGTACCGCGAAGCTGCCCATCATGTGGTGGATGCCAGCCTTCCGCCGCAGCAGGTGGTGACGCAGATTCTGTGCGCGCTGCGACTGGCAGATGCCTGCTAG
- the proX gene encoding glycine betaine/L-proline ABC transporter substrate-binding protein ProX: MKHSVLFATAFATLVSTSAFADALPGKGITVKPVQSTITEETFQTLLVSRALEKLGYTVDKPGEVDYNVAYTSIASGDATFLATNWQPLHDDMYKAAGGDNKFYREGTFVTGAAQGYLIDKKTADKYKIKSIDQLKDPKIAKLFDSNGDGKADMTGCNPGWGCETVINHQLKAFGLEKTVTHNQGNYAAMMADTITRHKEGKPILYYTWTPYWVSDVMKPGKDVVWLQVPFSSMPGEQKDIDTKLPNGTNYGFPVNVMHIVANKAWAAKNPAAAKLFAIMKLPLADINAQNAMMHDGKSSEADINNHVDGWIKAHQAQFDGWIKQALAAQK; the protein is encoded by the coding sequence ATGAAACATTCTGTCCTGTTTGCCACAGCCTTTGCCACACTGGTCTCTACCAGCGCCTTTGCCGACGCCCTACCGGGCAAAGGAATCACTGTAAAACCGGTGCAGAGCACCATTACCGAAGAGACTTTCCAGACCCTACTGGTCAGCCGCGCGCTGGAAAAACTGGGTTATACCGTCGATAAACCGGGCGAAGTGGATTACAACGTCGCCTACACTTCCATTGCCTCTGGCGATGCCACCTTCCTGGCCACCAACTGGCAGCCCCTGCACGATGATATGTACAAGGCCGCCGGCGGCGATAACAAGTTCTACCGCGAAGGCACCTTTGTAACCGGCGCAGCCCAGGGGTATCTGATCGATAAAAAGACCGCCGATAAGTACAAGATCAAGAGTATCGATCAGCTTAAAGACCCCAAAATCGCCAAACTGTTCGACTCTAACGGTGACGGCAAGGCGGATATGACCGGCTGTAACCCGGGCTGGGGCTGTGAAACGGTGATCAACCATCAGCTTAAGGCCTTCGGTCTGGAAAAAACCGTGACCCATAATCAGGGCAACTATGCGGCGATGATGGCGGATACCATCACCCGCCACAAAGAGGGCAAGCCGATTCTGTACTACACCTGGACGCCGTACTGGGTCAGTGATGTGATGAAGCCGGGCAAAGACGTGGTCTGGCTGCAGGTGCCTTTCTCCTCAATGCCTGGCGAGCAGAAAGATATCGATACCAAACTACCGAACGGCACCAACTACGGCTTCCCGGTGAACGTGATGCATATCGTCGCCAATAAGGCATGGGCCGCGAAGAACCCGGCTGCGGCAAAACTGTTCGCCATCATGAAGCTGCCGCTGGCCGATATCAACGCCCAGAACGCGATGATGCATGACGGTAAATCATCCGAAGCGGATATCAATAACCACGTCGATGGCTGGATCAAAGCCCATCAGGCGCAGTTCGACGGCTGGATCAAACAGGCGCTGGCTGCCCAGAAGTAA